A stretch of the Massilia varians genome encodes the following:
- a CDS encoding cation diffusion facilitator family transporter, with translation MGSGHSHAAQQGQNERPLWIALVLTTTFLVAEIIGGILTNSLALISDAAHMFTDSAALAVSLAAIRIGKRPADSQRTFGYYRFEILAAAFNAILLFLVAIYILYEAYQRLNNPPEIQSGTMLLVAAFGLVVNLISMRLLSSGKDASLNVKGAYLEVWSDMLGSIGVIIGALVIRYTGWSWVDSAIAVGIGLWVLPRTWTLLTASMNVLLEGVPEGLGLDEVKEALSRIPGVASVHDLHVWSITSGKSSLTAHIVQDGEVADSQALLLTIRELVANKYDIHHSTIQIESVPCEQSFEEHSFGPATTPGGHSHEGERQ, from the coding sequence ATGGGTTCAGGACATTCTCATGCAGCACAACAGGGTCAAAACGAACGGCCTCTCTGGATCGCGCTTGTCCTTACCACAACATTTCTGGTTGCAGAAATCATCGGCGGCATTCTCACCAACAGTCTCGCCCTGATCTCGGACGCTGCCCACATGTTCACCGATAGCGCGGCACTGGCCGTATCACTGGCCGCAATCCGCATCGGCAAGCGGCCCGCTGATAGTCAGCGCACCTTTGGCTACTACCGTTTCGAAATTCTGGCCGCAGCCTTCAATGCCATTCTGCTATTCCTGGTGGCGATCTACATTCTGTACGAAGCTTATCAACGCTTGAACAACCCGCCCGAAATCCAGTCTGGAACAATGCTTTTGGTTGCTGCCTTCGGCCTCGTCGTTAACCTCATCAGCATGCGGCTGCTTTCGAGTGGCAAGGATGCCAGCCTCAACGTCAAAGGCGCCTACCTAGAGGTATGGAGTGACATGCTCGGCTCTATCGGCGTCATCATTGGAGCCCTTGTGATCCGTTACACCGGATGGAGCTGGGTAGATTCGGCAATCGCTGTCGGCATCGGGTTGTGGGTGCTGCCTCGCACCTGGACACTGCTTACGGCCAGCATGAACGTGCTGCTCGAAGGTGTTCCCGAGGGGCTCGGCCTTGACGAGGTAAAAGAAGCGCTGTCACGGATCCCGGGCGTGGCCAGTGTGCACGACCTGCATGTTTGGTCAATCACGAGCGGCAAATCCAGCTTGACGGCACACATTGTACAAGATGGAGAAGTTGCCGATTCGCAGGCGCTTCTATTGACTATCCGCGAGCTCGTCGCAAACAAATACGACATTCACCACAGCACGATTCAGATCGAGTCGGTACCGTGCGAACAATCGTTCGAGGAACACTCTTTCGGTCCTGCGACCACGCCTGGGGGCCACAGCCACGAAGGAGAACGTCAATGA
- a CDS encoding SIS domain-containing protein → MIDHIKANLVQARDALDSLISNDLQLGHIEAAAGCLIHALQNGHRIISCGNGGSMCDAMHLAEELSGRFRDDRPAMAAVAISDPSYISCVANDYGYDQVFARFVQGNGSAGDVLFAISTSGSSRSVISASEAAHAKGMKVIGMTGRAGSELERHADICICTEGGRYADRVQELHIKVIHILIELVERALQPGNYGQPG, encoded by the coding sequence ATGATTGATCATATCAAGGCGAACCTGGTCCAAGCCCGGGATGCACTCGACAGCTTAATCAGCAACGACCTGCAGCTGGGACATATTGAAGCAGCAGCTGGCTGTCTGATCCACGCATTGCAGAACGGTCATCGCATCATTTCTTGCGGGAACGGAGGCTCGATGTGCGACGCTATGCACTTGGCGGAAGAGCTGTCGGGGCGTTTCAGGGACGACCGCCCTGCCATGGCTGCAGTCGCCATCAGCGACCCTAGTTATATCAGCTGCGTCGCCAACGATTATGGTTACGACCAGGTATTTGCGCGGTTCGTACAAGGGAACGGCTCGGCCGGCGATGTGCTGTTTGCGATCAGCACGAGCGGCAGCAGCCGCTCGGTTATATCAGCAAGCGAAGCCGCACACGCCAAAGGCATGAAAGTGATTGGCATGACTGGCCGCGCAGGCTCCGAACTCGAGCGGCATGCGGACATTTGCATTTGCACTGAAGGCGGGCGTTACGCCGACCGTGTCCAGGAACTCCATATTAAAGTCATCCATATTCTTATCGAGCTGGTCGAGCGTGCACTCCAGCCTGGGAATTATGGACAGCCAGGCTAA
- a CDS encoding LTA synthase family protein, producing the protein MKRSNTYPRLSFHAATVRLAHLTSWAGPYVTLLQMSLFGLSLLSLSRLSMMVWQWDRVQQTGIPGEILLQGARADLILLGYFIAIPLLLAPVLAHPSRASIWKWFTSSWATFALMFIVFMELSSPQFIMQYDVRPNRLFVEYLSYPREVFATLWNGFRRAVILGIGATVVLTVLFFYIFRRAASEMKFWRTRTLLLTWPLICLLVFAQVRSTTGHRPANPALFALTGDSMVNSLIINSGWSVLDAINSLRKEANSSEIYGSIPPSQVLAEVIAAPWLRDHVFPNKDIPTLHRQDAAIKRDRPLNLVIVLQESLGATFVESLGGLPVTPELEKLKGEGWWFEQLYATGTRSVRGIEAVIAGYPPTPARSVVKLSLAQQNFYTLAAGLGQQGYHTEFVYGGEAHFDNMRSFFTGNGFQKIVDLPQMSPRFVGSWGASDEDLFDKSLERLKSLHAQNKPFFSLIFTSSNHEPFEFPDNKIELYEKPKQTVNNAVKYADFALGKFIREAKRQAYWKDTVFLIVADHDNRVYGNALVPIKKFHIPGLILGADIQPKRIRTIASQVDLGPTLLSLLGVSSNHPMIGRDLVRDEKTPGRALIQFNNYFAWLDDSSATILRPGQAPLMGRYDRGTGVLDVSTDAPLQEQVTRAMAHVMLPSLLYREQRYRLVK; encoded by the coding sequence ATGAAGAGATCCAATACTTATCCTCGCTTGTCGTTCCACGCAGCCACCGTGAGACTGGCACATCTGACCTCTTGGGCCGGGCCATATGTCACCCTCCTGCAAATGTCACTTTTCGGCCTATCTCTGCTTTCACTGTCCCGCCTTTCGATGATGGTGTGGCAGTGGGACCGTGTCCAGCAAACCGGCATTCCGGGCGAGATCTTGCTTCAGGGAGCTCGGGCCGACCTGATTTTGCTGGGCTATTTCATTGCAATTCCCCTGTTGCTTGCGCCGGTGCTCGCGCATCCTTCACGTGCATCAATCTGGAAATGGTTCACAAGCAGCTGGGCGACGTTTGCACTCATGTTCATCGTATTCATGGAATTGTCTTCCCCGCAATTCATCATGCAGTACGACGTGAGGCCGAATCGCCTCTTCGTCGAATATCTATCCTATCCACGCGAAGTCTTTGCCACTCTGTGGAATGGATTTCGCAGAGCTGTGATACTCGGCATTGGCGCTACGGTCGTCTTGACCGTCCTGTTCTTCTATATCTTCAGGCGTGCGGCTTCGGAAATGAAGTTCTGGCGGACTCGTACCCTGCTGCTGACTTGGCCGCTAATCTGCCTGCTGGTATTTGCGCAGGTTCGCTCGACCACCGGCCATCGTCCTGCCAACCCTGCCCTGTTCGCCCTGACCGGCGACTCGATGGTCAATTCCTTGATCATCAACTCGGGTTGGTCCGTTCTCGACGCCATTAACTCATTACGCAAGGAGGCGAACTCGTCTGAAATTTACGGCAGTATCCCGCCGAGCCAGGTACTGGCCGAAGTAATAGCCGCGCCGTGGCTACGCGACCATGTCTTCCCAAACAAGGATATTCCTACGCTCCACCGGCAAGACGCCGCAATCAAGCGCGATCGTCCGCTGAACCTTGTCATTGTTCTACAAGAGAGTCTTGGCGCCACGTTTGTCGAGTCGCTGGGCGGCTTGCCTGTCACGCCTGAGCTTGAGAAGCTTAAAGGTGAAGGATGGTGGTTCGAACAGCTGTACGCGACCGGGACACGCTCAGTTCGCGGGATTGAAGCGGTTATCGCAGGCTATCCTCCAACCCCCGCGCGCAGCGTTGTCAAGTTGTCGCTTGCGCAGCAAAATTTTTATACTTTGGCGGCCGGTCTGGGCCAACAAGGCTATCACACAGAGTTTGTCTACGGGGGCGAGGCACATTTCGATAACATGCGCAGCTTCTTTACTGGCAACGGCTTTCAGAAAATCGTTGACTTGCCACAGATGTCTCCGCGGTTTGTCGGGAGCTGGGGCGCTTCGGACGAAGACCTCTTCGACAAATCCCTCGAGCGCCTTAAATCATTGCATGCGCAGAACAAGCCCTTTTTCAGCCTGATCTTCACATCGTCGAATCATGAACCCTTTGAGTTCCCGGACAACAAAATCGAGCTGTACGAGAAGCCCAAGCAAACCGTCAACAATGCAGTGAAATACGCGGATTTCGCGCTCGGAAAATTCATCCGGGAAGCCAAGAGGCAGGCCTACTGGAAGGATACGGTCTTCCTGATCGTAGCTGATCATGACAACCGGGTATATGGCAACGCACTGGTACCTATCAAGAAATTCCATATTCCCGGGCTGATCCTAGGTGCGGATATCCAACCCAAGCGCATCCGAACGATCGCGAGCCAAGTCGATCTCGGTCCAACCTTGCTTTCCTTACTCGGGGTTTCGAGTAACCACCCGATGATTGGCCGGGACCTTGTCAGGGATGAAAAAACGCCAGGACGTGCGCTCATCCAGTTCAACAACTACTTTGCATGGCTCGACGATAGTTCCGCCACCATCTTGCGCCCTGGGCAAGCACCCTTGATGGGGCGGTATGACCGCGGAACTGGAGTGCTGGACGTGAGCACGGATGCGCCGCTGCAAGAGCAAGTAACCAGGGCGATGGCACATGTGATGCTGCCTTCATTACTCTACCGTGAGCAGCGTTACCGATTGGTAAAGTAA